The region TCTTCCGGCACGCCCATCCAGTTTCCCTTCCAGATCCGGGACGGCGAGGTTGACTGGGAGCTGACCATCTCCCACGACCGGCTCTCGTCGCTCCGGGCAGAGCTAGACGCCCGCGACATTGACTATCGTCTGGAACGCGTTCGAGGGGCGAACGTCGAAGAGGACGTGCTCACCGCCCACCAGCGGGAGGTCCTCGACGCCGCCATCGCGGCGGGCTACTACGAGCAACCACGTGGCACCTCGCTGACTGACCTCGCGTCGGGACTGGACATGGCGAAGTCGACGCTTAGCGGCGTCCTCCGGCGTGCAGAGGCAGCGCTGGTGACCAGCTACGCCGCCGACCGGCGCCACGACCCGTCGTTACCCCAGGAGGAACCCGGCTCAAACGCTGTTGGCAGCGAGTGAGTCCGCAACCGCCCGCCGGAGTCC is a window of halophilic archaeon DL31 DNA encoding:
- a CDS encoding Bacterio-opsin activator HTH domain protein (PFAM: Bacterio-opsin activator, HTH~KEGG: hma:rrnAC3486 hypothetical protein); this translates as MPLVELAISLPPAAWIGQVSRTYPDARFRVLTALPNADGGIGLLEVVADNAEAVLAAIVDTDLRALTVLSQRPSRVLIQFETASPTLLRAVQSSGTPIQFPFQIRDGEVDWELTISHDRLSSLRAELDARDIDYRLERVRGANVEEDVLTAHQREVLDAAIAAGYYEQPRGTSLTDLASGLDMAKSTLSGVLRRAEAALVTSYAADRRHDPSLPQEEPGSNAVGSE